From a single Cyprinus carpio isolate SPL01 chromosome A3, ASM1834038v1, whole genome shotgun sequence genomic region:
- the LOC122135623 gene encoding LOW QUALITY PROTEIN: piggyBac transposable element-derived protein 4-like (The sequence of the model RefSeq protein was modified relative to this genomic sequence to represent the inferred CDS: inserted 1 base in 1 codon) gives MRKPTSQKTLRAVIVPKPRRSLTMSEGAVVENFLPTWTSNPFFPSALDFDNTNKGIQSNLTNPSEPECFRLFIKEQLVEQVVQETNRYAHQLKESATIPGKLAKWTETTVNEIYTFLAAVIIMCLVRKNSLKDYWSTDPVIQTPFFSALLSLDRFQLLQRALHFADNATANLRDPLNKIRSVFTSLMAGFGQMFVPHRDCIDESLLLWKGRLGFRQYIPSKRKRFGIKLFMLCDVLTGYVINVVVYTGSSTDITHTPGLGVSGSVVQTLLKPYLGRGHTLYVDNWYTSPSLYNHLLRGKTGASGTVRXNRKGMPRFRDGMSIGEADFKSCEEMLAMKWHDKRDVHMPTTVNSAEMSPSGKIDHTTGNEKIKPQCVLDYNKKMGAVDKVDMMDSFVGCTRKTLKWYKKLFFHFVDLAVHNAFIVYKVKNDSSLTYQKFRKNLVRQHVKEHRTPRKPSSGGHPPAYNPLRLTARHFPSEIPATVQQGKNTRRYCKVCLTTKKCPQKRQKTRFMCKPCNTVLCPTECFEQYHTSAYF, from the exons ATGAGGAAGCCCACCTCCCAGAAAACCTTGCGGGCTGTGATCGTTCCGAAGCCCCGCCGATCCCTGACAATGAGTGAGGGCGCTGTTGTGGAGAACTTCCTTCCAACCTGGACGTCCAATCCATTCTTTCCATCAGCCCTGGATTTTGACAACACTAACAAAGGTATTCAAAGTAACCTAACAAATCCTTCTGAGCCAGAATGTTTCAGATTATTTATAAAGGAGCAACTTGTGGAGCAAGTGGTGCAGGAGACCAATAGGTATGCTCATCAGCTGAAAGAGTCGGCTACTATCCCTGGGAAGCTGGCAAAGTGGACTGAAACAACTGTAAATGAAATTTACACATTTCTGGCAGCTGTTATTATTATGTGCCTGGTAAGAAAAAACTCCTTGAAAGATTACTGGAGCACCGACCCAGTAATACAGACCCCATTTTtctctgctctcctctctctgGATCGGTTCCAACTACTCCAGAGGGCCCTCCACTTTGCTGACAATGCTACAGCAAATCTCAGAGATCCTCTGAATAAAATTAGAAGCGTTTTCACCTCTCTGATGGCTGGTTTTGGGCAGATGTTCGTTCCTCACAGGGACTGCATTGATGAGTCACTGCTGCTGTGGAAAGGCCGGCTTGGATTTCGACAGTACATTCCATCAAAGAGGAAAAGGTTCGGGATCAAGCTCTTCATGCTGTGTGATGTTCTGACTGGGTACGTCATCAATGTGGTAGTGTACACTGGCTCCAGCACAGACATCACACACACTCCAGGACTTGGTGTGTCTGGCTCAGTAGTGCAGACACTATTGAAGCCATACCTGGGGAGAGGGCATACTCTGTACGTGGACAACTGGTACACCAGTCCTTCTCTTTACAATCACCTGCTGAGAGGCAAAACCGGGGCTAGTGGAACAGTGA CCAACAGAAAGGGCATGCCACGCTTCCGAGACGGGATGTCCATTGGGGAGGCAGACTTTAAAAGTTGCGAAGAAATGCTGGCCATGAAGTGGCATGACAAACGAGATGTCCACATGCCGACAACAGTCAACTCAGCAGAGATGTCACCCTCTGGAAAGATAGACCACACAACTGGAAATGAGAAAATCAAACCCCAATGCGTGCTGGACTACAATAAGAAAATGGGTGCTGTGGATAAGGTCGATATGATGGACAGTTTTGTTGGCTGTACTCGCAAGACCTTAAAATGGTACAAGAAACTGTTCTTCCATTTTGTGGACCTTGCAGTACACAATGCATTCATTGTGTACAAGGTGAAGAATGATTCTAGCCTGACATACCAAAAGTTCCGCAAAAATCTTGTCCGCCAACATGTGAAAGAACACCGCACTCCCCGGAAACCATCTTCTGGTGGTCACCCTCCTGCTTACAACCCACTTCGTCTCACTGCCCGGCATTTCCCCTCTGAGATCCCTGCAACTGTCCAACAGGGGAAGAACACACGCAGGTACTGCAAGGTCTGTCTGACCACCAAAAAGTGCCCACAGAAAAGGCAGAAGACGAGGTTCATGTGCAAACCTTGCAACACAGTGCTGTGTCCAACAGAGTGTTTTGAACAGTACCACACTTCAGcctatttctga